The genomic window AGCATCCCATCCCCACCACGGGAGTAAGGTGTCCTCCCAGAACCTTTAGTGCCAAAATCATAGAGTTCGCCATCAATACCACGGACTTGACCGTACAAAAAGCCCCGTCCGTCACCTAACTGGGGGTTATATTCACCAAATTGATAGCCGTGATAGCGCAGTGCTAAAAATGGTTTGCGTCCTTGAAACAGGCTAAAAGCTATAATAAAGTCTTCATCTTGAACGTTTTGGGGATTTAGTCCCAATTTTGGCAATAGTGCATCATTGCGCCAGCGTAGAGTATGTTGGGGAAATTCTGCTGCGGCTACTTCATCATAATAATCATCACCCAAGGATGCCAAAGCTGGTTCGTAATTCAGGGTGAGAAAAGGATTGAGAGAGTTTTGGGTATTGGGAGTTTCAGCTAAGGTCATTATGAGCAAAGCATAATTTATTCTTCTCTCAATAGTACATCTGACAGCATCTATCGCGTGAATTAGATAATTAAAACTTGGGAACTGAGTATAAAAACCTTATACATAGAGTTTAGTTAATAGTTGTGATTATAAATTCTGTTTTTTTGATCAAAAATAGCTGCGCGAAATTATTGCTGATAACTAACAATACATGGATCAAGAAAAACGATACTTTGTATTTTTTAAACTTATAAATGCAATAGGTTAACTAAATATTGAGATTCACTAGTTGAGTTTCCGAGATTCATGTTGGGTTTCACTGCGTTCAACCCAGCGAAAGACATTAGACCAGCAAATACTTTTAAATCCCCCTAAATCCACGACACTTGCTTTAAGCCGGGAAACCGATTACATTGTTCTCGGTCATGTCAACCCTCCAGGAATTATGATTGCGATCGCTGATGAACAGAACGCAGACTTAATGTGTCATCCAGGCGATAAATTTGTGCTGAATATTCTCAAAGAAGGTAGAAATGTCCGCCGCTATTTTTCCCGCCACAGCACTTTAGGAGATAACCCATTTATCAATCTTTCTACCAAAACCGCCGTTAATGGTTGTCTCATTCTCACCGAAGCATTGTCCTATTTGGAATGCACAGTTCAAAATCAAATTAAATGCGGTGACAGATGGTTAATTTATGCAGTAGTAGATAACGGCGAAGTCCTAGAAAACGAAGGATTAACCGCCCTCGAATACCGTAAATCAGGCAGCTATTATTAATTCGTGATTCGTCAAATTCTGCCTACTGTTTGCTCTATCGTTCCTTGCCAATTTTTTGATTAAATTACCAATTTTAAGTTTCTACCATCTCTCAGGGTGCAAAATATTGCGCCCTTTTTTTTGTAATGAAGTTATCCAGAAAATGATAGCGATCGCAAATTCTGCCGTTAGGATAAATTAACGATCGCTTTCTCTGTTTCTATCCTCTAAAATAAAGCCATAAGATTTTCGGTTGAACCTATGACTGCAACATTGCTGACACCACCGGATGAAATAATTCACCTGACGGGGATTAGCTGGCAGACTTATGAGAGATTACTAGAAGAATTAAGCGATCGCCGTCTCCGGTTGACTTACAATCGTGGCAACCTAGAAATTATGTCCCCATCCCCAGAACATGAAAGATTTAAGAAAGTTGCAGGGCGTTTTGTTGAGATAATCGCTGAAGAACTGGATATAAGTATAGAACCCTTGGGTTCAACTACTTTAAAACGTCCTGAACTGGGTGGTGCAGAACTAGATGAATGTTTCTACATTCGTAATATTGCCCTAGTTCGGGGAAAAAAACGACTGGACTTAACACAAGACCCCGCGCCCGATTTAGTCGTGGAAATTGATGTCACCAGCAGTTCTGATAGTCGTCTACGAGTCTATGCAGATTTGGGTGTGGCAGAAGTTTGGATTTATAACGGGGAATCTCTGGTGATTAAACAATTACAAAATGACACCTATATTACCTGCCAAACTAGTCAATTCTTTGTTAAGTTACCCATTCCAGAAATTGCTGGATTTTTGCAACAAGCCGAAACAATGGATTATCTGGAATTAGTAAAAATATTTCGTGATTGGGTGAAAAGTCAGTTGTCTTGACTTAGGTCAGATCCCCGACTTCTCAAAGAAGTCGGGGATCTAGAGGTTGAGTTGCAGTTTGATTAAATTTTGAACTTCGTGTATAATGGTCTTGATATATAGACACTACATTTAGAAAAATTTTTTTCCGCCTGACGGCGGGGGAATAAGAAGGGAAAAGAATAAAAAGTGCAGAGGGCTAAAGGGCAAGAGTGTAAAGGGTAAGGAATCCTCACGCCACAGCCACAGCCACCACGCGAAAACCAAAACTGATGTTACGATTCGCGCGCGCGTACCTAAGGCGAGCGTCAGAACGGCAAGCCCAGGCATCGGAGAACCAACTACCGCCACGCAGCAGCCTTATGTTATTATCGCTACCTATTAACCACGCGCTACCATCTGTCGGCGCGCCTTGGTAGCTATTATTGTGTACATCTTGACACCATTCCCAGATATTACCACACATATCATATAATCCGAAAGAGTTCGGCGGAAATATTCCTACATTTGTTGTTTGTTGACGATATTCACCTTTGGGTGCTGAACCGTAGGGATTGTTACCGCCATAATTAACTAAATCTGGG from Nostoc sp. UHCC 0870 includes these protein-coding regions:
- a CDS encoding Uma2 family endonuclease translates to MTATLLTPPDEIIHLTGISWQTYERLLEELSDRRLRLTYNRGNLEIMSPSPEHERFKKVAGRFVEIIAEELDISIEPLGSTTLKRPELGGAELDECFYIRNIALVRGKKRLDLTQDPAPDLVVEIDVTSSSDSRLRVYADLGVAEVWIYNGESLVIKQLQNDTYITCQTSQFFVKLPIPEIAGFLQQAETMDYLELVKIFRDWVKSQLS